From a single Anaerolineae bacterium genomic region:
- a CDS encoding GAF domain-containing protein, whose product MSVWENLLGLIGSPQWHFVYHFVVLLALAAAWAIVFARRRLFAPAETRPVLWGLALLIALHILPALLLPLDSAGWLPLASWMPVVERSLDTVSLVVLVWAMVLPHTRWRGLHGPFLVAQVLLIGLAAAGLSRIWAGEMEAGLPYPATWHRYFWIAWQFLLALVGIIGLARAEQPRRHMILLTFMFFLFALAGILEAALPAPDGTPAWERAAALLGYPLLTIAMTQMVLGRLEVSAGGEPALLVPLRATNTAEMLLEMLGAEEEAAENGTPSKDEPEAVAGRLVGPIARALGVDQAAIGLLEGGLEDRMRLVAVYNPTRQGRGGEVVSFPLDEQMAIRRALRRKELELVGGADDIVQLRFLYALMGSRETGPLLVQPLVYEGRAIGALVAGNSQSKQPFSYAQTQLAVRLAGWIAPLLAAPRLLHALRQRLEQSEKTLRAREEEWGARLESLNQELEQERQSARLFAQRLAALERAAEEKQRELDRLSRRLLLQEEETRRSQQEAAALNRKLESMVKLKLNLEDEIRGYREQIQELERMLGEGKPRSS is encoded by the coding sequence TGGGGCTGATCGGCTCGCCCCAGTGGCATTTCGTCTACCACTTCGTGGTGCTGTTGGCGCTGGCCGCGGCGTGGGCCATCGTTTTCGCCCGACGCCGCCTCTTCGCGCCGGCAGAAACCCGCCCTGTCCTCTGGGGCCTGGCCCTGCTCATCGCCCTGCACATCCTGCCGGCGCTCCTGCTCCCGCTGGACAGCGCCGGCTGGCTCCCCCTGGCTTCCTGGATGCCCGTCGTGGAACGCTCCCTCGATACTGTATCGTTGGTGGTGTTGGTCTGGGCGATGGTCCTGCCCCACACCCGCTGGCGCGGTCTCCACGGCCCCTTCCTGGTCGCCCAGGTGCTGTTGATCGGGCTGGCCGCCGCCGGCCTTTCCCGCATCTGGGCCGGCGAGATGGAAGCGGGCCTCCCCTATCCTGCCACCTGGCACCGCTACTTCTGGATCGCATGGCAGTTCCTGCTGGCGCTCGTCGGTATCATCGGCCTGGCGCGCGCCGAACAGCCGCGCCGGCATATGATCCTCCTGACATTCATGTTCTTCCTGTTCGCCCTGGCGGGGATACTGGAAGCGGCCCTGCCGGCCCCCGATGGCACGCCGGCCTGGGAACGCGCCGCCGCCCTGCTGGGCTATCCCCTGCTCACCATCGCCATGACGCAGATGGTCTTGGGCCGCCTGGAGGTCTCCGCCGGCGGCGAGCCGGCGCTCCTCGTCCCCCTGCGCGCCACCAACACGGCCGAAATGCTCCTGGAGATGCTGGGAGCGGAGGAAGAGGCGGCTGAGAACGGCACTCCCTCTAAGGACGAACCCGAGGCCGTCGCCGGCCGGCTGGTTGGCCCCATCGCCCGGGCGCTGGGAGTGGATCAGGCCGCCATCGGACTGCTGGAAGGGGGGCTGGAGGACCGCATGCGCCTGGTGGCGGTCTATAACCCGACCCGGCAGGGCCGCGGCGGTGAGGTGGTCAGCTTCCCCCTGGACGAGCAGATGGCCATCCGCCGGGCACTGCGCCGCAAGGAGCTGGAGCTGGTGGGCGGCGCCGATGACATCGTGCAGTTGCGCTTCCTGTACGCATTAATGGGCAGTCGCGAGACCGGCCCATTGCTCGTACAGCCCCTGGTCTATGAAGGGCGTGCGATCGGGGCATTGGTCGCCGGCAACAGCCAGTCCAAACAGCCCTTCTCCTACGCTCAGACGCAGTTGGCCGTCCGGCTGGCCGGCTGGATCGCGCCCCTGCTGGCGGCACCCCGCCTGCTCCATGCACTGCGCCAGCGGCTGGAACAAAGCGAAAAGACCCTGCGCGCCCGGGAGGAGGAATGGGGCGCGCGGTTGGAGAGCCTGAACCAAGAGCTTGAGCAGGAGCGGCAGAGCGCCCGGCTGTTCGCTCAACGCCTGGCCGCGCTGGAACGGGCGGCCGAAGAGAAACAGCGCGAGCTGGATCGACTGTCCCGCCGGCTCCTCCTCCAGGAGGAAGAGACCCGCCGCAGTCAGCAGGAAGCCGCCGCGCTCAACCGCAAGCTCGAGAGCATGGTCAAGCTCAAATTGAACCTGGAAGATGAAATTCGCGGCTATCGGGAGCAAATCCAAGAGCTGGAGCGGATGCTGGGCGAAGGCAAACCGCGCAGCTCCTGA